The following proteins are co-located in the Terriglobales bacterium genome:
- a CDS encoding PilZ domain-containing protein: MKEAASGSGADKSHRNERRYPRCAVDMRILVVAFRDGNNTTVWGRSNEIGEDGMSATLTGDLVPGEVVSMEFTLPVSTEPMKLRAVVRYRSGFRHGFEFLTLKDGQREKIQRALHLLPGDI, encoded by the coding sequence ATGAAGGAAGCTGCGTCAGGTTCAGGGGCAGACAAGTCTCATAGGAATGAGCGCCGCTACCCGCGTTGCGCGGTGGATATGCGCATCCTCGTTGTGGCATTTCGCGATGGCAACAACACCACGGTTTGGGGGCGCTCCAATGAGATCGGCGAAGATGGTATGAGCGCCACATTAACCGGCGATCTGGTGCCGGGAGAAGTGGTATCCATGGAATTCACCCTTCCGGTAAGCACCGAGCCTATGAAGTTGCGCGCCGTGGTGAGATATCGCAGCGGGTTTCGGCACGGTTTTGAGTTCCTTACCCTTAAAGATGGCCAGCGGGAGAAGATCCAGCGCGCCCTCCATCTGCTGCCCGGCGATATCTGA